GTAGGTTATGATGTGGCAGTTAGCAGTCACTGCAACAAGACCAGCAAGAGTTCCGTTGAGGGCCATCGTGAGATCTGGCTTCTTGAACAAGCCCCACGAGAAGATCATCGAAACAACGCCGCCGAAGCAGCCTGCGAGAAGCGTGTTTACGGCTACTTTAGCGACCAGGTCAACGTTGGCCTTGCCCACGAAAGCAAGTTGGCTACCAGGGTTAAAACCGAACCAACCGATGACCAGGATGAACACACCCAGAGCCACGTATGGAATGTTGTGACCAGGCATGGCCTGAGCCTTGCCGTTGATGAACTTGCCAATGCGTGGGCCGAGAGCGATGGCACCGGCCAAACCGGCCAGACCACCGACCGAGTGCACGACGACCGAACCGGCGAAGTCGACGAAGCCTTTGTCGTGCAACCAGCCGTAACCCCACTTCCACGAACCACTGATGGGGTAGATCACAGCCGAGATGATCACGGTGTAGATCAAATAAGCAGGGAACTTGATACGACCGGCAACCGAACCCGACACGATGGTGGCGGCGGTAGCGGCGAAAGCAGCTTGGAACAGGAAGTCGAAGTCGCTTGTGAGGTTAGCAGCAACGGGGTCACCCGTTTCAGCTCCGATGCCCCAACCAGCGAAACCGAAGTATTCGCCGACGATCCAAGCGTCGCCTGGATACATGATGCCGTAGCCGCAGATGAAGTAGAGAACGGCACCGATGCACATGTCCATGAAGTTCTTGAACATGATGTTCACGGCGTTCTTCGAAGCATTGAGACCGGTTTCGACGAGAGCGAAACCAGCTTGCATGAAGAGGACGAGAACGGCACAGATGAAGAGAATGAAGTTGTCGAATGCGTATTCGATTTCATTTCCGCCGTAGGCAGCGGCCAGAGGGGCAGCAGGAGCAGCCTCTTCAGCGGCTGGTTCTGCAGGGGTTTCAGCGGCTGGTGTTTCAGCAGCGGGCTCGGCTGGTGTTTCAGCAGGAGCTTCGGCAGCGGGGGTTTCCGCTGGAGGTGTCGCTTCTTGGCCGTAAGCAGTGACGGCAAACGAGGTACATAGCAGCAGGGCCAGAAACATTCCGGCCCAGGAGAACGAACTTCGACTCATCTTGGTTTCGCCTGGAGATGGATGGTGAGAAAGCCAACTATCCGCGACCTGGAGGTTCGCGGTACGCCTTGATCGAAAGCCACACGCATGGGGCGGGATCCCAGTGCCCGATGCGTACGCAATCGAATTGGGCCACGCAGATTGCAATCAATGTGCCAACAGCTGGCAGAAGAGTTGCTGTCGGGTTGCCGCGAGAATGGCAAAGTTACGAGTTCGTAAGGCTTTAGGCGCGATAGCCCATTTCCAGTTTTTTGTAGCTCGCGAGATTCCCCAAGAGCCGGTGCGCGAGAGTTTAGCACCAGGGGATTAGAAACAAGGCACGGCTGGTGCGCGGGACGCCTAAAGAGAGCCGCACCGTGGGTCGCGAACTGCTGAAATCTAGCACGCTAGAAGCTGCAGCGCGAAAAACTGGTCATTGGGTCCGCTAGTTTTCCGCGCAGGTGGTGCGAGATCGTGCATCAGATACCGGGTGCCAAGTGCTAGCAACGGGAACTCATCTACCCCCAATCTTTATGCTGGGTGAGTTGATCCCACACAAATAGAAATCGAACGGTCAAGAAAAAGACCAACCGCCGGAAACTGACTTTCGTGAGAAAGAGCTTCCGGCGGTTGGTTATTCAAACGATCGCGATCTGATCTCTTATCCAGCTCAGCCAGGGAGTCTCGCTGAGCTTCCAGGGGCTTGGCCGTGGCACTTCTGGTGTGTGGGAGACAGGGGCGGTCCTGTGCTCCCGAAGTGATT
This window of the Pirellula staleyi DSM 6068 genome carries:
- the amt gene encoding ammonium transporter, producing MSRSSFSWAGMFLALLLCTSFAVTAYGQEATPPAETPAAEAPAETPAEPAAETPAAETPAEPAAEEAAPAAPLAAAYGGNEIEYAFDNFILFICAVLVLFMQAGFALVETGLNASKNAVNIMFKNFMDMCIGAVLYFICGYGIMYPGDAWIVGEYFGFAGWGIGAETGDPVAANLTSDFDFLFQAAFAATAATIVSGSVAGRIKFPAYLIYTVIISAVIYPISGSWKWGYGWLHDKGFVDFAGSVVVHSVGGLAGLAGAIALGPRIGKFINGKAQAMPGHNIPYVALGVFILVIGWFGFNPGSQLAFVGKANVDLVAKVAVNTLLAGCFGGVVSMIFSWGLFKKPDLTMALNGTLAGLVAVTANCHIITYGESFIISGVAGVLVVLGIVLLDKVGVDDPVGAFPVHGICGMWAGVATGIFGDLAEGVTRTDFIVIQVIGTAVIGVWALGTSLVMFFAMKACGVLRVDAEEEILGLDITEHGMYAYPQGIVSLEHTPGSSGMHSVGMSGSTVPAGKPSTEAV